Genomic segment of Pasteurella multocida subsp. multocida OH4807:
ACGATCATTGACAGAAACAGCGACAACACTTGCGATCTGCCAAATTTTGTCACGCATTGCAGGGAGCGAAAGCGCACAATATTCTGCCTTCCCCACTTTAACCATACCGATATTGTCGACTTCTGCTTGAATGCCTGCTCCCAGTGCGGTCTGAATATGTGTCGCTTGCAAGAAGGAGAGTTGTCGTTCTGTTGCTTGCTTCACAATCGCTTTCGCCAAAGGATGAGTCGCATTCTGTTCAACTGAAGCGGCAAGTTGTAATAGCTCATTTTCTGAATACTCACAATGTTGTGCCAACCAATAGGCAACAACCTGTGGTTTTCCTTCCGTTAGGGTTCCTGTTTTATCCAACACCACAGCATTAACTCGAGCACTTTCTTCCATTGCAGCAGCATCTTTAAACCAGATTCCCCGTGTCACTGCATTTCCCATTCCCACCATAATCGCAGCGGGCGTAGCGAGCCCTAATGCACAAGGACAAGCAATAACTAACACTGCCACCGCATGAATCAAAGCCGTCACCGCCTCTTGCTTTATCCAATACGTTAACACGAACGTGATGAAAGCAAGAGCAATCACAGCAGGGACAAATACCGCGGCAACTTTATCAGCAAAGCGCGCAATCGGTGCCTTACTGCCTTGTGCTTCTGATAAGGCATTCATCATGTCACCTAACAAAGTATGACTCCCTAGTTGTTCCGCCCGATACACTAATGCCCCTTCACTCAGCATAGCGCCAGCCAATACTTTGTTTCCAGCTTGTTTAATTTCTGGTTTTGCTTCTCCTGTTAAATGACTTTCATCTGCCCAGCCACTTCCACCTTCCACGATCCCATCTGCTGCAATCCGTTCTCCCTGATTAACACGTAATATTTCACCGACTTGTACCTGATCTAACGGAATCCTTTGCCACTGCTGGTCTCGTAACACATTCACTTGTTTTGGGGTCAATTTCAGGAGTAATCCTAAACTATTTAAACTGTGTTTTTTTGTCCGTTCTTCTAAATATTTGCCTAAGCTTACAAAACCTAATACCATCACACCCGCTTCAAAATACACGGGTGGCATGGCGTGCATTGACGGTTCAGTATGGTAGAACAGCATAAAAACAGAATAAAAATAGATGCTTAGTGTACCTAAACTGACCAATACATCCATATTGGCTAGCCCACCTTTAATACTGCCCCATGCACTTTTATAGAATGGCACAGCTAACCAAAATTGAACAATTGTCGCTAAGGCTGCTTGCCATGGCGCTGGCAACATCCAATGATGGTAACCTAACATCATCCCAAACATACCGATCACGAATGGAATATTAATCAATAATAAGATCCATAAACGCCAAGGTGGTGCCATTTTTTTATTTAGTGTAAATTGCTCGTCTTGTTTAATTTTTCCCGAAAAACCCGTATTCCGAATAATTTGTAAAATATCATCTGTCGACTTTTCCGCATCATCAAAGGTGACTTGTGCCTGCTCACTCGCAAAATTTACTACCGCTTGTTGTACAAAGGGCTTTTTATTTAATACTTTTTCTATCCGGCTTGCGCACGCCTGACACGTCATGCCTTCAACTTGAATCGTGATTTTCTGTTGCATTTACTATCCTATCCACGCCTGATTTATTTTCATAAAAAAATAGACTGAGCGATCAGTCTATTCTTGTTATGCTCAACTACACTTGTTGTGCATCGAATCCTGCATTTTCAATGGCGTCAATCAGCTCTCCAATACTCACTTTACTTTGATCAAAAGTCACCTCTGCACTCGCAGTATCTAAACTGACTTCTGCAAGGGCAACTCCCTCAAATTCTTGTAAAAGACGAGTGACACTTTTAGTACAACCGCCACAATGCATACCTTCAATTTTTAATGTTACTTTTTGCATAATTAACTCCATCTCCACATCAATATGATGTACTTAGTATAACTAAAATTTGCTGAAAATCGACCGCACTTTTCATCTTATATCAATTGAACAGCTTCATTAGCTTATCACCAAAAAAGAAAGTCACAAGTCCTACCCCGACAATCCCCAGTCCAATCAATTTGAACACATTTACTTCTCGCACAGGCATATGAATCAATCCATAGTGGTCGATAAGCATTGCTGTAACCAATTGCCCAACAATAATAAAAAACAGCATATTCGTAATCCCCATCTTTGGCGATAGCAAAATCGTCGTAAACACCACTATTACGCCTAGTGTTCCACCAATAAACTTCCACCACGAATGTTGTGTCACGGTAGAAAGATGAGTCACTAAATCCGTCTTAATGGTTGTAATCACAAGTAAAAGCAACGCCCCTGTCCCAAATGAAATGAACGTTGCAATTAACGGTTCATTTCCCATTGCTTTCGCCAATTGTGAATTGATCGCTGCTTGAGAAGCCAGTGCAACACCTGCCGCAAGCGCTATTAGAGTGTAAAGAATAAACATAATTGTCCTAGTTTATTAAGATTCAACTTATTGTAACGATATTCCACCTCCCTGAAAACGTTTCATCAATAAAGTCACTTGCATTCTTAGCCAAAATCCGTATGATCAGCCCCTCGCATATTGCGAGAGACAAATTAATATTCACTCTTGGGTTCCCTCACCCCAATTCACAATCAAAAAGGTACAACATGAAACATACATTCTCGATCTTTACAGATCAACAAACTCGTCGTGCACTCATGATATTGAGTTTCTTTCATATTTTTATTATTGCGGCGAGTAACTACTTAGTCCAACTTCCCTTTGAAATCACACTTCCTTTGACTCAACTGGGTGCCAGAACCGATTTCAGCTTTCATAGCACTTGGGGAACCCTGACTTTTCCCTTTATCTTCTTAGCCACTGACTTAACGGTACGGGTTTTTGGTGCAAAAGAAGCAAGATGGATTATCTTTGTTGTAATGATTCCAGCGTTACTTATCAGCTATGTGATTTCGACATTATTTTCAGATACTCAGTATCAAGGCTTAGCCGCTTTAACAACATTTAATTTATTTGTCTTCCGTATTGCGATTGCGAGTTTCTTTGCTTATGTATTCGGTCAATTATTAGATGTTTTAGTGTTCAATCGCTTACGTCAATTAAAAACTTGGTGGATTGCTCCAACAAGCTCAATGGTATTTGGCTCAATGGCTGATACCTTCTTGTTTTTCGCGATTGCATTCTACGCCAGTAGCGATCCATTCATGGCAGAGCATTGGATGGAGCTCGGTTTCGTTGATTATTTATTTAAGCTAGCCGTAGGGATCTTATTATTTGTGCCCGCTTATGGTGTCGTACTCAATCTTATTTTACGCAAGATTCAAGCACTGACGGTTAAAGCACAGTTCGTATCTTAACAAAACAAAAATGCCACAATATTTTGTGGCATTTTTTATTATATGTTTTGTGGCTAATTATTAATCCAAAGAGGAATACGTAGATTAATACATAAGCCCCCCAAATGGCTCGCACTTGCCCAAACAGCACCATGATGTTCTTTTACAACATTTGCCACAATCGCTAAACCAAGTCCAGTCCCACCCGTTTCTCTCGTTCGCGTTTCATCTACACGATAGAATGGCTGAAAAATCTTATCATATTCAGAGGCATCTAGTCCTTTTCCATTATCATCAATAACAATCATAAGCTCTTGTTTTTTCAGGAAAATTGATACTTTTATTTCACTTTGCGTATATTTGAGTGCATTCCGAATGATATTTTCCACCGCGCTGACTAATAAACTTTTATTGCCATTGATATAATATTTACTAGGCTGAACAACATTTAACCTAACGACAAAATCCAGCTTACGTTGCTCTGCCTCAAACATCGCATATTCTAACACTTCATCCCATAGTTCATTAATTGGAAAAATTTCTCGCACGACATGGCTATTGAGTTGCTGCCGAGATAAAAGCAATAAATCATTGATCATGTTATCTAAACGTTTTACTTCAATTTCAATACGTTGGATTTCTGTATTTTCTTCACCAAAACGACGACGTAATAGTGCTAATGCGAGCTGTAAACGAGTAAGTGGGGTACGCAATTCATGTGAAATGGAAGACAGCAAGACTTGTTGGCTAGACAATAATTCTTCTAACGATTCAGTCATCTGATTGAAACTTTGCCCAACCTGCCGCAACTCCAACGACCCTTTAGTTTCTAAATCTTTATTTACTTTAAAATCCCCCAAAGCAACAGCTTTAGCCGACATTTGTAAATTCTTGATCGGTTTACCAATACTGCGAGCCAGCCACCAAAGCAAAGGCGTAGAAATTAAAATCAATAGAGCAACAAGTACCACTGGATTCGCAAATACAAAGCTCATTATTTCTTTTTGTGCATTAACACGGTCAATAAAATAAAGCGTATAAGATTTGTTTTCTTCACCACCGAGATGAATCGAAAAAGGTCCCACAATACGCACATCACCAAAGACTTTTTTCAGCGGTTTAGCTGGATTGGATGAGGAATACATAAATTGTGACAACAATACTGATTCTGCGGCAGTTGCCCCCAAAATATTATGATCATCTGTTTCATCAACTAAAACAGGACGGATCGCATCGAAACGATCAGCATGTGATAGAGGAACACCTGCTAAAATACGAGCAATTTGATTATGACGAATGGACGTAATAATTTCTTGTTGATAGGAAGAAAGTTCTTTATCACTTAATTCTGAATAAATTCTTGAGTCAAAATAAGGAATAGAAAAAATAAGAATTGATAACAACGAAAATGTTAGCCAGAAAAATGCAAAAATACGGAATGAAATCGTATTAAAAAAACTTTCGTTAGCAAACGGCATACAACCCTCAAATTAAGGCAAAAAACTATGCCTTGTTATCTTACTTTTCTGATACCAATAAATAACCGCGTCCTCTTAGTGTTTTAAACCAAGGCGACCCGTCTTTACGTGGTGGAAGTTTCTTACGTAAATTTGACATGTGCATATCAATCGCACGATCAAATGGTGTGAGTTGCTTACCTAAAATTTCAATACTTAACGACTCTCTTGAGAGAATCTGTCCTGGATTTAAAACCAGTTTTTGTAATAAGGCAAATTCAGTCCCCGTTAACTCTAAGTCTTGATCATTACAAAATGCTTGTTGACGTCCTGGATAGAGCGTAATGCCACAGAAAACAAACTCATTTCGACTATCTTTAGGCTCAATCGCTAAAGCAGATGGTTGCTGAGTTCGACGTAAAATCGCCTTAATTCTCGCAACAAGCTCTCGATCATTAAATGGTTTGGGAATATAGTCATCTGCACCAAGTTCTAAACCAAGAATACGATCAATATCATCACCACGCGCCGTGAGCATAATAACAGGCACACTAAATTCCTGACGAATTTTTTTCAATGTTTCAACACCATTTAAAACGGGCATCATGATATCTAATAACACTAAATCATAACTGAGATCGAGTTTTTTTAACGCCTCTAAACCGTTATTTGCCATATCAATCTCAAAGCCTTCTAACGTTAATAACTCAGCAAGCAATTCAATTAATTCAACATCATCAACTAACAAAATCTTAGGCATAGACTATCCTCAATGTTGGCTCATCAAGAAAAAGCACGTTATTCTGATAACGTGCTACATATATGTGATTACTTCCAGAACTGCCACCAGTATTTTGGTGCCATATTTTCTGCCTGAATAATGGCATTATTTACATCAGGTTTACTCTCATCTGGTAAAGGTTTATCCAAATCAAAGCTGGTCACCATGCCACGCTGATCAAAATTCACCACTAACGTATATTGTTCTGGTGTTTGATAAGCTTTCTGTTGTAAAAAGACGTAGTACCACTTACCACTGTTAAAAGGCTCAATTAATACTGGGGTTCCTAACAAATATTGGACTTGCTGTGCGGTCATGCCAACTTGTAATTGTTTTACCGTGGCCGCTTCTAAATAATTGCCTTGTGGCACATCGATACGATAAACGATTTTATCTATACTTGAGCACGCCGTGACACTGAGTGCAAGTACGATAACACTGATAACTGATTTAAATTGCATAGTTTTTACCTTTTTATACCCTGCAAATGATGAAATGATAATACCGAAACTTTATTCGATTGCCAAATCAATTCTGATCCTTCAAGTGTCGTTGTAATTGATCACGTAAATTAGGTGGCAAGCCTTTAATAGTTAAAGTATCTGTCGTTTCATCCCAAAAAATACGCTGATTAATCAGTGCCGCATCAAAGCTAATCGTTACGCCTTTCCCAGCACCTGAAAACGTTGTCAATGCTCTTAACGCAGAACGAACTGGTGGAATATGACTTTCTAATCCATAATCTTGTTCTGCAGTAAAGTCAGCAAATGCTCGCTCATTTAGAGTCGGCATAGTGGCAGAAAGTTCCATTAATTCAATATCTTCCCCAGAATGAATCTGCCCTTTGCAATAATCAAACACTTGTTTTTTGACTGCCTGAACTTGTTCAGCATTTAATTCGCCTTGCTCACAATAATCACTCACTGCCTGTAATAAGCACTGGTTCTGAACGCGTGGGTTTAATCCTTCTTCTGCACCTAAAAAATCCATGAAGAAATCGCCGACTTTACGCCCTACACGCCCTTTCACAAAGGTCAAATAACGATTTGATGTTGCATCTAGCGTCAATTCCGTAAGATTAATTCGCGCCGCAATATCAAATTGGTTAATCTCTAAATATTCGGTACGATGAATCTCTAAGTTTTCATCCACTAACATACTGGCGCGGCTATCTAATAAGGCAATAAACAAATAGTCTGTCGCTAAAAAGTTATATTTGCACAACACTAAAGTTCCGTTATCTGCGAAGGAATACTTGCTTAACTCAGTTGCTAAAAGTGCGGTGGATTTTTGACTAAACTCAAGAAAAGTACACTCATTTTCCAACAAGCGATTTACGTCTTGTGCGAATAACGATGCCTCTTGGAATACTCCATATGCTTTGCTTTTACTCTGGTATGCTTGATGCAATTGCAACATCATTTGTTCCACTTCTGGCGTAATCGCAAGGACTTGATCACGTAACAACGTGTTTAATTTCAAGGCATCGCCCTCACCCGTTTTAATCACTTGGTGAAGAACAATTTCGTTCACATTTATACTCATAGTGAATCCATTATTTACATGATAAAAATCGCCATATTATAACCGCACTTTTTTAACTATAAATACGAAAAAATGCTGGGATATAGAAAATAATCGGTTATGATATAGTACAAACTTCATTTTTAAATGTTCTGACAGCATGGCAAAAAACTCAAAATATCAAGATAAACAAGTAGATGCGATTTTAAATGATATGATCGCCGTTTTAGAAAAACATCATGCACCTGTGGACTTATCACTCGTTGTACTTGGCAATATGGTGACCAATTTGTTAATGAGCAGTGTTGGGACTGCACAACGCACCGCTTTAGCAAACGCCTTTTCGGATGCACTACTCAATTCAATTAACGACAAAAAATCGTAAACAGAATGTGGATTAAAACAAGCAAACAATACCGAGAAGAAACATCACGTAAAATTTCGTGGGGGCATTGGTTTGCTTTTTTCAATATTTTATGGGCAATTGCCATTGGCACACGCTACGCGTTTGTGATGGATTGGCCAGATACGCTATTTGGCAAATTATATTTTTTCATCAGTTTATTCGGACACTTTAGTTTTGTTGTGTTCGCGCTGTACTTACTGATTATTTTCCCACTCAGTTTTATCATCAAAAATCAACGCACTTTTCGTGGTATTACAGTCATTTTAACAACGATTGGCGCCACATTATTACTAGTTGATACAGAGGTGTTCTCACGATTTAATTTGCACTTATCCACTGTCGTCTGGAACCTTCTAGTCAATCCAGAAAACGGCGAATTATCTCGCACTTGGCAAATTTTCTTTGCCCCGATGCCAATCATTTTATTAGTACAAATGGTTTTCTCTCGTTGGGCATGGCAAAAATTACGCAGTTTAGAGCGTCAAAAATGGTTAAAAGCCGTTGGTGTATTCTTTGTATGCACTTTCATCGCTACACATCTGATTTATGCGTGGTCAGATGCGTTCATTTATCGTCCGATTACAATGCAACGTTCGAATTTTCCGTTGTCTTATCCAATGACCGCACGCTCGTTTTTGGAAAAACAGGGCTTTTTAAATAAAGCAGAATATGACCAGATCATTGAACAAGAAGGACGTTTAGACGCGTTAAAAGTGAATTACCCAAAACATGCGTTACAATTTGCTGAAGGTTTAACACCTAACTTTATTCTCATCACCGTTTCAGGTTTACGCCATGATGCGATTACTGAGAAACACATGCCTCATTTAGCCCAGTTTGCTAAACAATCTACCCAATTTATGAATCACTATAGTAGTGGAAATACTAATAACACGGGATTAACGGGCTTATTTTATGGGTTAAGTGCTAATTATGTAGACAGTTTATTGAGCAATAAAACAGGCTCCGTGCTCGTAGAAAAATTAAAACAAGAGCAATATGCACTTGGATTATTTTCAAGCACGCAATTTAACTCAACGCTTTTCCACCAAGCACTTTTTCCAACGCTCAGTCGTACTACACGACAAACTAACAATCAATCTGAAGTAGCACGTTTTAACACGTGGTTACACACAGCAAAAAGCAACTCCAAACCTTTTGCCGCTTATTTAAGCTTAGATATTCGACCGAATCTATCCATGGAAGACTATGCGTTAGAATTAGCTGAAATTGATCGACTCTTGGGGGAGATTTTGGCGACAATGAATTTAGACAACACATTTGTTGTCATCACGGCAGAACATGGTTATCAATTCAAGAATTTAACCCCCAAAGAACGCCATCATTATTTTGCTCGTGATGAAATTCAAGTGCCTATGATTATTCATTGGAAAACATTACCTATCAAAACAATCCATAAACTCACGAGC
This window contains:
- a CDS encoding hypothetical protein (COG2217 Cation transport ATPase), which translates into the protein MQQKITIQVEGMTCQACASRIEKVLNKKPFVQQAVVNFASEQAQVTFDDAEKSTDDILQIIRNTGFSGKIKQDEQFTLNKKMAPPWRLWILLLINIPFVIGMFGMMLGYHHWMLPAPWQAALATIVQFWLAVPFYKSAWGSIKGGLANMDVLVSLGTLSIYFYSVFMLFYHTEPSMHAMPPVYFEAGVMVLGFVSLGKYLEERTKKHSLNSLGLLLKLTPKQVNVLRDQQWQRIPLDQVQVGEILRVNQGERIAADGIVEGGSGWADESHLTGEAKPEIKQAGNKVLAGAMLSEGALVYRAEQLGSHTLLGDMMNALSEAQGSKAPIARFADKVAAVFVPAVIALAFITFVLTYWIKQEAVTALIHAVAVLVIACPCALGLATPAAIMVGMGNAVTRGIWFKDAAAMEESARVNAVVLDKTGTLTEGKPQVVAYWLAQHCEYSENELLQLAASVEQNATHPLAKAIVKQATERQLSFLQATHIQTALGAGIQAEVDNIGMVKVGKAEYCALSLPAMRDKIWQIASVVAVSVNDRPIGAFAIADQLKTDSAIAIERLKKQHIDVYIMSGDQQSAVDYIAQQLGIQEAYGNLSPRDKAAKIQQLRQQGKVVAMVGDGINDAPALATANVSFAMKDGADVAEHTASATLMQHSVNQLVDALCVSQATLKNIKQNLFFAFIYNILGIPLAAFGLLSPIIAGAAMAMSSVSVLMNALRLKSLKLER
- a CDS encoding heavy metal-binding protein, putative (COG2608 Copper chaperone), whose amino-acid sequence is MQKVTLKIEGMHCGGCTKSVTRLLQEFEGVALAEVSLDTASAEVTFDQSKVSIGELIDAIENAGFDAQQV
- a CDS encoding hypothetical protein (COG3238 Uncharacterized protein conserved in bacteria), producing MFILYTLIALAAGVALASQAAINSQLAKAMGNEPLIATFISFGTGALLLLVITTIKTDLVTHLSTVTQHSWWKFIGGTLGVIVVFTTILLSPKMGITNMLFFIIVGQLVTAMLIDHYGLIHMPVREVNVFKLIGLGIVGVGLVTFFFGDKLMKLFN
- a CDS encoding hypothetical protein (COG1738 Uncharacterized conserved protein); this translates as MKHTFSIFTDQQTRRALMILSFFHIFIIAASNYLVQLPFEITLPLTQLGARTDFSFHSTWGTLTFPFIFLATDLTVRVFGAKEARWIIFVVMIPALLISYVISTLFSDTQYQGLAALTTFNLFVFRIAIASFFAYVFGQLLDVLVFNRLRQLKTWWIAPTSSMVFGSMADTFLFFAIAFYASSDPFMAEHWMELGFVDYLFKLAVGILLFVPAYGVVLNLILRKIQALTVKAQFVS
- the cpxA gene encoding two-component sensor protein (COG0642 Signal transduction histidine kinase) produces the protein MPFANESFFNTISFRIFAFFWLTFSLLSILIFSIPYFDSRIYSELSDKELSSYQQEIITSIRHNQIARILAGVPLSHADRFDAIRPVLVDETDDHNILGATAAESVLLSQFMYSSSNPAKPLKKVFGDVRIVGPFSIHLGGEENKSYTLYFIDRVNAQKEIMSFVFANPVVLVALLILISTPLLWWLARSIGKPIKNLQMSAKAVALGDFKVNKDLETKGSLELRQVGQSFNQMTESLEELLSSQQVLLSSISHELRTPLTRLQLALALLRRRFGEENTEIQRIEIEVKRLDNMINDLLLLSRQQLNSHVVREIFPINELWDEVLEYAMFEAEQRKLDFVVRLNVVQPSKYYINGNKSLLVSAVENIIRNALKYTQSEIKVSIFLKKQELMIVIDDNGKGLDASEYDKIFQPFYRVDETRTRETGGTGLGLAIVANVVKEHHGAVWASASHLGGLCINLRIPLWINN
- a CDS encoding protein CpxR (COG0745 Response regulators consisting of a CheY-like receiver domain and a winged-helix DNA-binding domain), with translation MPKILLVDDVELIELLAELLTLEGFEIDMANNGLEALKKLDLSYDLVLLDIMMPVLNGVETLKKIRQEFSVPVIMLTARGDDIDRILGLELGADDYIPKPFNDRELVARIKAILRRTQQPSALAIEPKDSRNEFVFCGITLYPGRQQAFCNDQDLELTGTEFALLQKLVLNPGQILSRESLSIEILGKQLTPFDRAIDMHMSNLRKKLPPRKDGSPWFKTLRGRGYLLVSEK
- a CDS encoding hypothetical protein (COG2913 Small protein A (tmRNA-binding)), with the protein product MQFKSVISVIVLALSVTACSSIDKIVYRIDVPQGNYLEAATVKQLQVGMTAQQVQYLLGTPVLIEPFNSGKWYYVFLQQKAYQTPEQYTLVVNFDQRGMVTSFDLDKPLPDESKPDVNNAIIQAENMAPKYWWQFWK
- a CDS encoding nucleoid-associated protein NdpA (COG3081 Nucleoid-associated protein), with the translated sequence MSINVNEIVLHQVIKTGEGDALKLNTLLRDQVLAITPEVEQMMLQLHQAYQSKSKAYGVFQEASLFAQDVNRLLENECTFLEFSQKSTALLATELSKYSFADNGTLVLCKYNFLATDYLFIALLDSRASMLVDENLEIHRTEYLEINQFDIAARINLTELTLDATSNRYLTFVKGRVGRKVGDFFMDFLGAEEGLNPRVQNQCLLQAVSDYCEQGELNAEQVQAVKKQVFDYCKGQIHSGEDIELMELSATMPTLNERAFADFTAEQDYGLESHIPPVRSALRALTTFSGAGKGVTISFDAALINQRIFWDETTDTLTIKGLPPNLRDQLQRHLKDQN
- a CDS encoding hypothetical protein (COG3082 Uncharacterized protein conserved in bacteria), encoding MAKNSKYQDKQVDAILNDMIAVLEKHHAPVDLSLVVLGNMVTNLLMSSVGTAQRTALANAFSDALLNSINDKKS
- a CDS encoding hypothetical protein (COG3083 Predicted hydrolase of alkaline phosphatase superfamily), which codes for MWIKTSKQYREETSRKISWGHWFAFFNILWAIAIGTRYAFVMDWPDTLFGKLYFFISLFGHFSFVVFALYLLIIFPLSFIIKNQRTFRGITVILTTIGATLLLVDTEVFSRFNLHLSTVVWNLLVNPENGELSRTWQIFFAPMPIILLVQMVFSRWAWQKLRSLERQKWLKAVGVFFVCTFIATHLIYAWSDAFIYRPITMQRSNFPLSYPMTARSFLEKQGFLNKAEYDQIIEQEGRLDALKVNYPKHALQFAEGLTPNFILITVSGLRHDAITEKHMPHLAQFAKQSTQFMNHYSSGNTNNTGLTGLFYGLSANYVDSLLSNKTGSVLVEKLKQEQYALGLFSSTQFNSTLFHQALFPTLSRTTRQTNNQSEVARFNTWLHTAKSNSKPFAAYLSLDIRPNLSMEDYALELAEIDRLLGEILATMNLDNTFVVITAEHGYQFKNLTPKERHHYFARDEIQVPMIIHWKTLPIKTIHKLTSHVDLLPAVMTHIFNTQNPISDYSQGRDLFNLTQDSPWVLVSNYRWNVIVIPDGTQYHIDKQGNYQKFNRDYQKESSQRPPLGLFLEVFNQERSFIEK